A window of the Deltaproteobacteria bacterium genome harbors these coding sequences:
- the gltA gene encoding NADPH-dependent glutamate synthase has protein sequence MADATPQKPRPKPFSIPRQPMPEQPPKARVKNFKEVPYGLTPDLAILEATRCIQCKNPQCVKGCPVSVQIPEFIDLVAKGKFVEAAKKIKETNALPAVCGRVCPQEEQCEMPCVLGKKGEPVAIGRLERFVADFERVTGNVEIPSVGAPTGKRVAVVGAGPAGLTVAGDLVQIGHDVTIFEALHKPGGVLMYGIPEFRLPKDIVQSEVEYIQKLGAKLECNAVIGKSITIDELLEEEGFDAVFVGTGAGLPYFMNIPGENLIGVYSANEYLTRANLMKAYKFPEADTPVSKARHVAVVGGGNVAMDAARTAMRMGAEKVYLVYRRSRKEMPARIEEIHHAEEEGIEFHLLTNPLAFHGNEEAWVTEMECQRMELGEPDASGRRRPVPVKGSEFRLPVDTVIVSIGNGANPLVPSTTPGLDTNKWGNILADQETGKTSKKGVFAGGDIVIGAATVILAMGAGRKAAAAINEYLKTGAW, from the coding sequence ATGGCCGACGCGACTCCGCAGAAACCCCGTCCGAAGCCGTTCAGCATCCCGCGGCAGCCGATGCCGGAGCAGCCGCCGAAGGCGCGCGTGAAGAACTTCAAGGAGGTGCCGTACGGCCTCACCCCGGATCTCGCCATCCTCGAGGCCACGCGGTGCATCCAGTGCAAGAATCCCCAGTGCGTGAAAGGTTGCCCGGTCAGCGTGCAGATCCCCGAGTTCATCGACCTGGTCGCCAAGGGGAAGTTCGTCGAGGCGGCGAAGAAGATCAAGGAGACGAACGCCCTTCCGGCGGTGTGCGGCCGCGTCTGCCCGCAGGAGGAGCAGTGCGAGATGCCGTGCGTCCTCGGAAAGAAAGGGGAGCCGGTCGCCATCGGGCGGCTCGAGCGGTTCGTCGCGGACTTCGAACGGGTCACCGGCAACGTCGAGATCCCTTCGGTGGGGGCCCCCACCGGCAAGCGGGTGGCGGTCGTCGGCGCGGGCCCCGCGGGGCTCACCGTGGCGGGCGACCTCGTCCAGATCGGCCACGACGTGACGATCTTCGAGGCGCTCCACAAGCCGGGCGGGGTGCTCATGTACGGGATCCCGGAATTCCGCCTCCCCAAGGACATCGTCCAGTCCGAGGTGGAATACATCCAGAAGCTGGGCGCGAAGCTCGAGTGCAACGCGGTCATCGGGAAGTCGATCACCATCGACGAGCTGCTCGAGGAGGAAGGGTTCGACGCGGTATTCGTCGGGACCGGCGCCGGCCTGCCGTACTTCATGAACATCCCGGGGGAGAACCTGATCGGGGTCTACTCGGCGAACGAATACCTCACCCGCGCGAACCTGATGAAAGCGTACAAGTTCCCGGAGGCCGACACGCCGGTCAGCAAGGCGAGGCACGTGGCGGTGGTGGGCGGCGGGAACGTCGCGATGGACGCCGCGCGCACCGCCATGCGGATGGGCGCCGAGAAGGTATACCTCGTGTACCGCCGGTCGCGCAAGGAGATGCCCGCCCGCATCGAGGAAATCCACCACGCGGAGGAGGAAGGGATCGAGTTCCACCTCCTCACCAACCCGCTCGCCTTCCACGGCAACGAGGAGGCGTGGGTCACCGAGATGGAGTGCCAGCGGATGGAGCTGGGGGAGCCCGACGCATCGGGCCGCCGCCGCCCGGTGCCGGTGAAGGGATCGGAGTTCCGCCTTCCCGTGGACACCGTCATCGTCTCCATCGGGAACGGCGCCAACCCGCTGGTCCCCTCCACCACGCCCGGTCTCGACACCAACAAGTGGGGGAACATCCTGGCCGACCAGGAAACCGGGAAGACGAGCAAGAAGGGGGTGTTCGCCGGAGGCGACATCGTCATCGGCGCGGCGACCGTCATCCTCGCCATGGGCGCGGGGCGGAAGGCCGCCGCGGCGATCAACGAGTACCTGAAAACCGGGGCGTGGTGA
- a CDS encoding 2-hydroxyacyl-CoA dehydratase, with translation MYRVGFTTSIPVEILYAGGRIPVDLNNVFIASENPAEYIRRAEADGFPRNSCGWIKGIYGVVRGDGFREVIAVAQGDCSFTQALMEVLRYRGVGVTPFSFPFDRDPRFLLLELEKMASRYGTTVRSAEEWKARLDRVRSIAHEIDRLTWQEGKVTGEENHRWLVACSDFDGDPDGYARRAQAFLDAASTRRPMEGAVPVAFVGVPPIVSGLHACFEEAGARIVLNEVQRQFSMPAPTASLVDQYLAYTYPYSFFERLSDIRTEVSRRGARGVVHYVQSFCFRQIEDILLRGEVGVPVLTLEGDQPGPVDERTRIRIQAFVEMLRS, from the coding sequence ATCTACCGCGTCGGCTTCACCACGTCGATCCCCGTCGAGATCCTCTACGCCGGCGGCCGGATCCCGGTCGACCTGAACAACGTCTTCATCGCCTCGGAAAACCCCGCGGAGTACATCCGCCGCGCGGAGGCGGACGGTTTCCCCAGGAACAGCTGCGGCTGGATCAAGGGGATCTACGGCGTGGTCCGCGGCGACGGCTTCCGCGAGGTCATCGCCGTCGCGCAGGGGGATTGCAGCTTCACGCAGGCGCTGATGGAGGTCCTCCGATACCGCGGAGTGGGCGTGACGCCGTTCTCCTTCCCGTTCGACCGGGATCCGCGGTTTCTCCTCCTGGAGCTGGAAAAAATGGCCTCCCGCTACGGGACGACCGTCCGTTCCGCGGAGGAATGGAAAGCGCGGCTCGACCGGGTTCGGAGCATCGCCCACGAGATCGACCGGCTCACCTGGCAGGAAGGAAAGGTCACCGGAGAGGAGAACCATCGGTGGCTGGTGGCGTGCTCGGACTTCGACGGGGACCCCGACGGGTACGCCCGGCGGGCGCAGGCGTTTCTCGACGCGGCGTCGACCCGTCGGCCGATGGAAGGGGCGGTCCCGGTCGCGTTCGTCGGCGTGCCTCCGATCGTCTCCGGCCTCCACGCGTGCTTCGAGGAGGCCGGCGCCCGCATCGTCCTGAACGAGGTCCAGCGTCAATTTTCGATGCCCGCTCCGACCGCGTCGCTCGTGGATCAGTACCTGGCGTACACCTATCCGTACTCGTTCTTCGAGCGGCTTTCGGACATCCGGACGGAGGTTTCCCGCAGGGGAGCCCGCGGGGTGGTCCACTACGTCCAGTCGTTCTGCTTCCGGCAGATCGAGGACATCCTGCTGCGCGGGGAGGTCGGGGTGCCGGTCCTGACGCTCGAAGGGGACCAGCCCGGACCCGTGGACGAACGGACGAGGATCCGGATCCAGGCATTCGTCGAGATGTTACGCTCTTAG
- a CDS encoding glutamate racemase produces the protein MGGLTVLRELSAVLPSERFVYLGDTARVPYGGKSAETVTRYSLEIANHLIRRHDIKLLVVACNTASSLALPTLRKIYKIPVVGMVDPCVRRAAAMPARRSIGVIGTLGTIRSGAYEDALRVAVPAARVRSIACPLLVALAEEGWTDNGITRAVIAEYLAPFRSEPPDALILGCTHYPVLKDAIRDYLGDGTVLIDSGEEAAKVVEVLLSESEVRRAGAAGGVEFLVTDDPERFSRIGKGFFGGELEAVQRVFL, from the coding sequence ATGGGCGGCCTCACGGTCCTCCGGGAACTGTCGGCGGTCCTTCCGTCGGAGCGGTTCGTCTATCTCGGGGACACCGCCCGCGTCCCGTACGGGGGGAAATCGGCCGAGACCGTCACCCGCTACTCCCTGGAGATCGCCAACCACCTGATCCGCCGGCACGACATCAAGCTGCTCGTCGTGGCGTGCAACACCGCCTCCTCGCTGGCCCTGCCGACGCTTCGGAAGATCTACAAGATCCCCGTCGTCGGTATGGTGGACCCGTGCGTCCGGCGGGCGGCGGCGATGCCGGCCAGGAGGAGCATCGGCGTCATCGGGACGCTCGGGACGATCCGGTCCGGCGCGTACGAGGACGCCCTCCGGGTCGCCGTCCCCGCCGCGCGGGTCCGGTCGATCGCGTGCCCCCTCCTGGTGGCGCTGGCGGAGGAGGGGTGGACCGACAACGGGATCACGCGGGCCGTGATCGCCGAGTACCTGGCACCGTTCCGTTCGGAGCCGCCCGACGCGCTGATCCTCGGATGCACGCACTACCCGGTGCTGAAGGACGCGATCCGCGATTATCTCGGCGACGGGACGGTCCTCATCGACTCCGGGGAGGAGGCGGCGAAGGTCGTGGAGGTCCTCCTGTCGGAATCCGAAGTCCGCAGGGCGGGAGCCGCCGGAGGGGTGGAGTTCCTGGTGACCGACGACCCCGAGCGGTTCTCCCGCATCGGGAAAGGTTTCTTCGGCGGGGAGCTGGAAGCGGTTCAAAGGGTGTTCCTGTAG
- a CDS encoding ATP-binding cassette domain-containing protein — protein sequence MIEAFRLGVIARGGTLWDGLDFAFGEGAVWAVTGPPSSGKTLLLSVLRGDRRPDAGDVLVSGESLYRGGGPAAKTFRASRGFIPERFDGEARLTVDDLFLRSALAGGGMAGKERREREERLLAMVGLPGAERTVLAVLSASERARALLAAELLRNPKVLFADGLVVAAGEPYREMLGGLFRALAREGNTIVLAERALPDRWAASAGDGEAVGPFRIHCLRGTKGA from the coding sequence ATGATCGAGGCGTTCCGGCTGGGGGTGATTGCGAGGGGGGGAACCCTCTGGGACGGCCTCGATTTCGCCTTCGGCGAGGGGGCGGTCTGGGCGGTCACCGGTCCCCCCTCTTCCGGGAAAACGCTCCTCCTGTCCGTCCTGCGGGGCGACCGGAGGCCGGATGCCGGGGACGTCCTCGTCTCCGGGGAGTCGCTGTACCGGGGGGGCGGACCGGCCGCGAAGACGTTCCGGGCGTCGCGGGGTTTCATCCCGGAGCGGTTCGACGGGGAGGCGCGCCTGACCGTCGACGACCTGTTCCTCCGATCCGCGCTGGCCGGCGGCGGGATGGCGGGGAAGGAGCGGCGCGAACGGGAGGAGCGTCTCCTCGCGATGGTGGGGCTTCCCGGGGCGGAACGGACCGTTCTGGCCGTCCTCTCGGCGTCGGAACGGGCGAGAGCCCTGCTCGCGGCGGAGCTGCTCCGGAACCCGAAGGTGCTGTTCGCGGACGGGCTGGTCGTCGCGGCGGGGGAGCCGTACCGGGAGATGCTCGGCGGACTGTTCCGGGCGCTCGCGCGGGAGGGGAACACGATCGTCCTCGCCGAGAGGGCCCTTCCGGACCGTTGGGCCGCGTCCGCGGGCGACGGGGAGGCGGTGGGACCGTTTCGCATCCACTGCCTGCGGGGGACGAAAGGAGCCTGA
- a CDS encoding peptidoglycan DD-metalloendopeptidase family protein, which translates to MRPGFRAAVLYLLAGISLALAWQPPAYARATATDLRREKARLLEMKAREEKTAAELTEALRKEKLSKERVGELQERLRKQRRSISRIDRKLSALGEKLDRTEREVRELVAAQERARGATRRAAVTAFAGDPSRAGEPADPSMAERERYFMRVHLGADMRDMARLAKERDRKQEELAGIEKQVAASERSMAREKKVGENLLSRQESERKRLADIEKEKKGKQKELRALRAKIARMESVVSRVERQAKERDRRRRKKEPRGTGNAASPPEAPEPPGRFASLTGGLSPPLPGKVVSRFGKQHDPTFDVTIENRGVEIEGPSGAPVKSVAKGEVAFAGAVSGFGNVLILQHGTGLFSVYGKLEGFDVKQGEDVPRGAVVGRLQESPSGKSVLYLEMRAGGTAIDPASVIPLNR; encoded by the coding sequence ATGCGGCCGGGATTCCGGGCCGCGGTCCTTTATCTGCTGGCGGGGATATCCCTCGCGCTCGCGTGGCAGCCGCCGGCGTACGCCCGCGCGACGGCGACGGACCTGCGCCGGGAGAAGGCGCGGCTCCTCGAGATGAAGGCGCGGGAGGAGAAGACCGCCGCGGAGCTGACGGAGGCGCTTCGGAAGGAGAAGCTGTCGAAGGAGCGCGTGGGGGAGCTGCAGGAGCGTCTGAGGAAACAGCGGCGCTCCATCTCGCGCATCGACCGGAAGTTGTCCGCGCTCGGCGAGAAGCTCGACCGCACGGAAAGGGAGGTCCGGGAGCTCGTCGCCGCCCAGGAGCGGGCGCGCGGCGCCACCCGCCGGGCGGCGGTGACCGCTTTCGCCGGGGATCCCTCGAGGGCGGGGGAGCCGGCGGACCCGTCGATGGCGGAGCGGGAGCGGTACTTCATGCGCGTACACCTCGGGGCGGACATGAGGGACATGGCCCGTCTCGCGAAGGAGCGGGATCGGAAGCAGGAGGAGCTCGCGGGGATCGAGAAGCAGGTCGCCGCTTCCGAGCGAAGCATGGCGAGGGAGAAGAAGGTGGGGGAGAACCTCCTTTCCCGGCAGGAGTCGGAACGGAAGCGGCTCGCCGACATCGAGAAGGAGAAGAAGGGGAAGCAGAAGGAGTTGCGCGCGCTGCGCGCGAAGATCGCCCGGATGGAGTCGGTGGTTTCCCGCGTGGAGCGCCAGGCGAAGGAGAGAGACCGGCGGCGGAGGAAAAAGGAGCCCCGGGGGACGGGAAACGCGGCATCGCCTCCGGAGGCCCCGGAACCGCCGGGCCGCTTCGCTTCGCTCACCGGGGGGCTGTCGCCCCCCCTTCCCGGGAAGGTCGTTTCCCGTTTCGGAAAGCAGCACGATCCCACTTTCGACGTGACGATCGAAAACCGCGGTGTGGAGATCGAGGGGCCTTCCGGCGCGCCGGTGAAGTCGGTGGCCAAAGGGGAGGTCGCCTTCGCCGGCGCCGTCTCGGGATTCGGCAACGTCCTGATCCTGCAGCACGGCACGGGTCTGTTTTCGGTGTACGGGAAGCTCGAAGGCTTCGACGTGAAGCAGGGAGAGGATGTTCCCCGTGGCGCGGTCGTCGGGAGGCTGCAGGAATCCCCGTCCGGCAAATCGGTGCTATACTTGGAGATGCGGGCGGGCGGCACCGCGATCGACCCCGCGTCAGTGATCCCTTTGAATCGATGA
- a CDS encoding S41 family peptidase yields the protein MEQSGIAPRKDRGRKWVGTIVVVAVFVAGFVVGDLTTSRHAAQATVAYSKLKLFGDVLSIIQGSYVEEVDADNLVKGAINGMVQTLDPHSSYLTPDMLKQVEVETKGAFGGLGIEIGMKDGFLTVIAPIEDTPAARAGLQAGDKIVRIEKDSTKNMSVMDAVKRLRGEPGTKVTIVVVRESSPDPKTYTITRDIIKIKSVKSKPMGDGIGYIRLTQFQQDSHAEMERALQGFVKEKGGLRGLILDLRNNPGGLLDQAVKVADEFVESGLIVYTDGRVEAQKTKYAAHKDGTYTGFPIVVLVNAGSASASEIVAGALQDHGRAIIIGQRTFGKASVQTILPMDDGSALRLTTARYYTPNGRSIQAKGIEPDIVVGDGREPSDSHPGPMREKDIERHLKGDGEEEPAAPAPKDAKKEERKNGKKEPAPGAEARKEDAKDPQLDRAVELLKGWEIFKSRFIEKQRAS from the coding sequence ATGGAACAGAGCGGAATCGCTCCACGGAAGGACCGGGGCAGGAAGTGGGTCGGCACGATCGTCGTCGTCGCGGTCTTCGTCGCCGGTTTCGTCGTCGGCGACCTCACCACCTCCCGCCACGCGGCGCAGGCCACGGTCGCGTACAGCAAGCTCAAGCTCTTCGGTGACGTCCTTTCGATCATCCAGGGCAGCTACGTCGAAGAGGTGGACGCGGACAACCTCGTCAAGGGCGCGATCAACGGGATGGTGCAGACCCTCGATCCGCACAGCAGCTACCTCACGCCCGACATGCTGAAGCAGGTGGAGGTCGAGACGAAGGGGGCCTTTGGCGGACTCGGCATCGAGATCGGCATGAAGGACGGATTCCTGACGGTCATCGCTCCCATCGAGGACACCCCCGCGGCGCGCGCGGGGCTGCAGGCGGGGGACAAGATCGTCCGCATCGAGAAGGATTCGACCAAGAACATGAGCGTGATGGACGCGGTGAAGCGGCTCCGCGGGGAGCCGGGGACCAAGGTGACCATCGTGGTCGTTCGCGAATCCTCTCCCGATCCGAAGACGTACACCATCACCCGGGACATCATAAAGATCAAGAGCGTGAAGTCGAAGCCGATGGGGGACGGAATCGGGTACATCCGCCTCACCCAGTTCCAGCAGGATTCCCACGCGGAGATGGAGCGCGCCCTCCAGGGATTCGTGAAGGAAAAGGGGGGGCTTCGGGGCCTGATCCTCGATCTCCGGAACAATCCCGGCGGCTTGCTGGACCAGGCGGTGAAGGTCGCGGACGAATTCGTCGAATCGGGGCTGATCGTCTACACGGACGGGCGGGTGGAGGCGCAGAAGACGAAGTACGCGGCGCACAAGGACGGCACGTACACCGGATTCCCGATCGTCGTCCTGGTGAACGCGGGTTCCGCCTCGGCCTCCGAGATCGTGGCGGGCGCCCTGCAGGACCATGGAAGGGCGATCATCATCGGCCAGCGGACCTTCGGCAAGGCGTCGGTCCAGACGATCCTACCGATGGACGACGGTTCGGCGCTCCGCCTCACGACCGCGAGGTATTACACCCCGAACGGTCGCTCGATCCAGGCGAAGGGGATCGAACCGGACATCGTGGTGGGCGACGGCAGGGAGCCGTCCGACAGCCACCCGGGCCCCATGCGGGAAAAGGACATCGAACGGCACCTGAAGGGCGACGGCGAGGAGGAGCCGGCCGCTCCCGCTCCGAAGGACGCGAAAAAGGAAGAGCGGAAGAACGGGAAGAAGGAACCGGCTCCGGGGGCCGAGGCGCGAAAGGAAGACGCGAAGGATCCCCAGCTCGACCGGGCGGTCGAGCTGTTGAAGGGTTGGGAGATCTTCAAGTCCCGCTTCATCGAAAAGCAGAGGGCTTCCTGA